A part of Numenius arquata chromosome 2, bNumArq3.hap1.1, whole genome shotgun sequence genomic DNA contains:
- the DNM1L gene encoding dynamin-1-like protein isoform X5 produces MEALIPVINKLQDVFNTVGADIIQLPQIVVVGTQSSGKSSVLESLVGRDLLPRGTGVVTRRPLILQLVHVSPEDGRKTAGDENDPATWKNPRHLSKEIDAEEWGKFLHTKNKIYTDFDEIRQEIENETERISGNNKGISPEPIHLKIFSSNVVNLTLVDLPGMTKVPVGDQPKDIELQIRELILQFISNPNSIILAVTAANTDMATSEALKIAREVDPDGRRTLAVITKLDLMDAGTDAMDVLMGRVIPVKLGIIGVVNRSQLDINNKKSVADSIRDEYGFLQKKYPSLANRNGTKYLARTLNRLLMHHIRDCLPELKTRINVLAAQYQSLLNSYGEPVEDKSATLLQLITKFATEYCNTIEGTAKYIETSELCGGARICYIFHETFGRTLESVDPLGGLNTIDILTAIRNATGPRPALFVPEVSFELLVKRQIKRLEEPSLRCVELVHEEMQRIIQHCSNYSTQELLRFPKLHDAIVEVVTCLLRRRLPVTNEMVHNLVAIELAYINTKHPDFADACGLMNNNIEEQRRNRLARELPSAVPRDKVKSACGGAGDTSQEPGTGNWRGMLKTSKVEEVSAEEKSKPAAALPASPQKGHAVNLLDVPVPVARKLSAREQRDCEVIERLIKSYFLIVRKNIQDSVPKAVMHFLVNHVKDTLQSELVGQLYKSLLLDDLLTESEDMAQRRKEAADMLKALQRASQIIAEIRETHLW; encoded by the exons AGCAGTGGAAAGAGTTCTGTGTTGGAAAGTCTTGTGGGGAGGGATCTGCTCCCACGAGGTACTGGAGTTGTCACCCGGAGACCCCTTATTCTACAGCTGGTGCATGTTTCCCCAGAGGATGGTCGGAAAACAGCTGGAGATGAAAATG ACCCTGCTACGTGGAAAAATCCAAGACACCTTTCTAAAG agATAGATGCTGAAGAGTGGGGTAAATTTCTTCACACCAAAAATAAG atttacacagattttgatgaaattcgtcaggaaatagaaaatgaaacagagagGATTTCTGGAAATAATAAG GGGATCAGTCCTGAACCTATTCATCTAAAGATTTTTTCATCTAATGTTGTAAATCTGACCCTTGTGGATTTACCTGGAATGACAAAG GTGCCTGTTGGTGATCAGCCCAAGGACATTGAACTTCAAATAAGAGAGCTAATCCTTCAATTCATCAGCAATCCAAATTCAATTATTCTGGCAGTAACAGCTGCTAATACAGACATGGCCACTTCGGAAGCACTTAAAATTGCACGGGAGGTGGATCCAGATG GTCGAAGGACCCTTGCTGTTATCACAAAGCTGGATCTCATGGATGCTGGCACTGATGCTATGGATGTGCTCATGGGAAGAGTGATTCCAGTTAAACTTGGCATCATTGGAGTAGTGAACAG GAGTCAGTTGGATATTAACAATAAGAAGAGTGTAGCTGATTCCATTCGTGATGAGTATGGTTTTCTTCAAAAGAAGTATCCTTCCCTAGCCAATCGAAATGGAACCAAGTATCTTGCTAGAACACTGAACAG acTACTGATGCATCATATCAGGGATTGCTTGCCGGAACTGAAAACCAGAATCAATGTTTTAGCTGCTCAGTACCAGTCTCTATTAAACAGCTATGGGGAACCTGTTGAGGACAAAAGTGCCACTTTATTGCAGCTTATTACCAAATTTGCCACAGAATATTGTAACACTATTGAAGGAACAGCAAAATACATAGAGACTTCAGAGCT atgTGGTGGAGCCAGAATCTGTTACATTTTTCATGAGACCTTTGGAAGAACTTTAGAATCTGTTGACCCATTGGGTGGCCTTAACACAATTGATATCCTGACTGCCATTAGAAATGCTACT GGTCCCCGTCCTGCCTTGTTTGTTCCTGAAGTTTCATTTGAATTGCTGGTAAAAAGGCAAATCAAACGTTTAGAAGAACCCAGCTTGCGCTGTGTGGAACTGGTTCATGAAGAAATGCAGAGGATTATCCAGCATTGTAGTAATTACAGTACACAG gaatTGTTGAGGTTTCCTAAACTGCACGATGCCATAGTTGAAGTAGTAACCTGTCTTCTGCGTAGAAGACTTCCTGTCACAAATGAAATG GTTCATAATCTCGTGGCTATCGAGTTAGCTTATATCAATACCAAACACCCAGACTTCGCTGATGCCTGTGGTTTAATGAATAACAACATAGAG gaacaaagGCGTAACAGATTAGCCCGGGAACTGCCTTCTGCTGTGCCACGAGACAAGGTAAA ATCAGCCTGTGGTG GAGCTGGAGATACATCTCAGGAGCCTGGAACAGGCAACTGGAGAGGAATGCTGAAAACCTCAAAAGTGGAAGAGGTATCAGCAGAGGAAAAATCCaagccagctgcagccctgcctgctagTCCTCAAAAAGGGCATGCTGTAAACCTGTTAGATGTG cCTGTACCTGTTGCGCGCAAACTTTCTGCCCGTGAGCAACGAGATTGCGAAGTGATTGAACGACTTATTAAATCTTACTTCCTTATTGTCAGGAAGAACATTCAGGACAG TGTGCCAAAGGCAGTGATGCATTTTCTGGTGAACCACGTGAAAGACACTCTTCAGAGCGAGCTGGTGGGCCAGCTGTACAAATCCTTGTTGTTGGATGACCTTCTGACGGAATCCGAGGACATGGCACAGCGCAGAAAAGAGGCAGCTGACATGCTAAAG GCCCTGCAGCGAGCCAGTCAGATCATTGCAGAGATTCGTGAGACACATCTTTGGTGA
- the DNM1L gene encoding dynamin-1-like protein isoform X1, whose amino-acid sequence MEALIPVINKLQDVFNTVGADIIQLPQIVVVGTQSSGKSSVLESLVGRDLLPRGTGVVTRRPLILQLVHVSPEDGRKTAGDENDPATWKNPRHLSKEIDAEEWGKFLHTKNKIYTDFDEIRQEIENETERISGNNKGISPEPIHLKIFSSNVVNLTLVDLPGMTKVPVGDQPKDIELQIRELILQFISNPNSIILAVTAANTDMATSEALKIAREVDPDGRRTLAVITKLDLMDAGTDAMDVLMGRVIPVKLGIIGVVNRSQLDINNKKSVADSIRDEYGFLQKKYPSLANRNGTKYLARTLNRLLMHHIRDCLPELKTRINVLAAQYQSLLNSYGEPVEDKSATLLQLITKFATEYCNTIEGTAKYIETSELCGGARICYIFHETFGRTLESVDPLGGLNTIDILTAIRNATGPRPALFVPEVSFELLVKRQIKRLEEPSLRCVELVHEEMQRIIQHCSNYSTQELLRFPKLHDAIVEVVTCLLRRRLPVTNEMVHNLVAIELAYINTKHPDFADACGLMNNNIEEQRRNRLARELPSAVPRDKSTKAPGALTPASQETVTAASAEADGKVCLDFSYKHCMHVSVATAGAGDTSQEPGTGNWRGMLKTSKVEEVSAEEKSKPAAALPASPQKGHAVNLLDVPVPVARKLSAREQRDCEVIERLIKSYFLIVRKNIQDSVPKAVMHFLVNHVKDTLQSELVGQLYKSLLLDDLLTESEDMAQRRKEAADMLKALQRASQIIAEIRETHLW is encoded by the exons AGCAGTGGAAAGAGTTCTGTGTTGGAAAGTCTTGTGGGGAGGGATCTGCTCCCACGAGGTACTGGAGTTGTCACCCGGAGACCCCTTATTCTACAGCTGGTGCATGTTTCCCCAGAGGATGGTCGGAAAACAGCTGGAGATGAAAATG ACCCTGCTACGTGGAAAAATCCAAGACACCTTTCTAAAG agATAGATGCTGAAGAGTGGGGTAAATTTCTTCACACCAAAAATAAG atttacacagattttgatgaaattcgtcaggaaatagaaaatgaaacagagagGATTTCTGGAAATAATAAG GGGATCAGTCCTGAACCTATTCATCTAAAGATTTTTTCATCTAATGTTGTAAATCTGACCCTTGTGGATTTACCTGGAATGACAAAG GTGCCTGTTGGTGATCAGCCCAAGGACATTGAACTTCAAATAAGAGAGCTAATCCTTCAATTCATCAGCAATCCAAATTCAATTATTCTGGCAGTAACAGCTGCTAATACAGACATGGCCACTTCGGAAGCACTTAAAATTGCACGGGAGGTGGATCCAGATG GTCGAAGGACCCTTGCTGTTATCACAAAGCTGGATCTCATGGATGCTGGCACTGATGCTATGGATGTGCTCATGGGAAGAGTGATTCCAGTTAAACTTGGCATCATTGGAGTAGTGAACAG GAGTCAGTTGGATATTAACAATAAGAAGAGTGTAGCTGATTCCATTCGTGATGAGTATGGTTTTCTTCAAAAGAAGTATCCTTCCCTAGCCAATCGAAATGGAACCAAGTATCTTGCTAGAACACTGAACAG acTACTGATGCATCATATCAGGGATTGCTTGCCGGAACTGAAAACCAGAATCAATGTTTTAGCTGCTCAGTACCAGTCTCTATTAAACAGCTATGGGGAACCTGTTGAGGACAAAAGTGCCACTTTATTGCAGCTTATTACCAAATTTGCCACAGAATATTGTAACACTATTGAAGGAACAGCAAAATACATAGAGACTTCAGAGCT atgTGGTGGAGCCAGAATCTGTTACATTTTTCATGAGACCTTTGGAAGAACTTTAGAATCTGTTGACCCATTGGGTGGCCTTAACACAATTGATATCCTGACTGCCATTAGAAATGCTACT GGTCCCCGTCCTGCCTTGTTTGTTCCTGAAGTTTCATTTGAATTGCTGGTAAAAAGGCAAATCAAACGTTTAGAAGAACCCAGCTTGCGCTGTGTGGAACTGGTTCATGAAGAAATGCAGAGGATTATCCAGCATTGTAGTAATTACAGTACACAG gaatTGTTGAGGTTTCCTAAACTGCACGATGCCATAGTTGAAGTAGTAACCTGTCTTCTGCGTAGAAGACTTCCTGTCACAAATGAAATG GTTCATAATCTCGTGGCTATCGAGTTAGCTTATATCAATACCAAACACCCAGACTTCGCTGATGCCTGTGGTTTAATGAATAACAACATAGAG gaacaaagGCGTAACAGATTAGCCCGGGAACTGCCTTCTGCTGTGCCACGAGACAAG TCAACTAAAGCTCCAGGTGCATTGACACCTGCTTCCCAGGAGACTgttactgctgcttctgctgaggcTGATGGCAAGGTCTGTCTTGATTTTTCCTATAAGCACTGCATGCACGTTTCTGTT GCCACTGCAGGAGCTGGAGATACATCTCAGGAGCCTGGAACAGGCAACTGGAGAGGAATGCTGAAAACCTCAAAAGTGGAAGAGGTATCAGCAGAGGAAAAATCCaagccagctgcagccctgcctgctagTCCTCAAAAAGGGCATGCTGTAAACCTGTTAGATGTG cCTGTACCTGTTGCGCGCAAACTTTCTGCCCGTGAGCAACGAGATTGCGAAGTGATTGAACGACTTATTAAATCTTACTTCCTTATTGTCAGGAAGAACATTCAGGACAG TGTGCCAAAGGCAGTGATGCATTTTCTGGTGAACCACGTGAAAGACACTCTTCAGAGCGAGCTGGTGGGCCAGCTGTACAAATCCTTGTTGTTGGATGACCTTCTGACGGAATCCGAGGACATGGCACAGCGCAGAAAAGAGGCAGCTGACATGCTAAAG GCCCTGCAGCGAGCCAGTCAGATCATTGCAGAGATTCGTGAGACACATCTTTGGTGA
- the DNM1L gene encoding dynamin-1-like protein isoform X6 translates to MEALIPVINKLQDVFNTVGADIIQLPQIVVVGTQSSGKSSVLESLVGRDLLPRGTGVVTRRPLILQLVHVSPEDGRKTAGDENDPATWKNPRHLSKEIDAEEWGKFLHTKNKIYTDFDEIRQEIENETERISGNNKGISPEPIHLKIFSSNVVNLTLVDLPGMTKVPVGDQPKDIELQIRELILQFISNPNSIILAVTAANTDMATSEALKIAREVDPDGRRTLAVITKLDLMDAGTDAMDVLMGRVIPVKLGIIGVVNRSQLDINNKKSVADSIRDEYGFLQKKYPSLANRNGTKYLARTLNRLLMHHIRDCLPELKTRINVLAAQYQSLLNSYGEPVEDKSATLLQLITKFATEYCNTIEGTAKYIETSELCGGARICYIFHETFGRTLESVDPLGGLNTIDILTAIRNATGPRPALFVPEVSFELLVKRQIKRLEEPSLRCVELVHEEMQRIIQHCSNYSTQELLRFPKLHDAIVEVVTCLLRRRLPVTNEMVHNLVAIELAYINTKHPDFADACGLMNNNIEEQRRNRLARELPSAVPRDKATAGAGDTSQEPGTGNWRGMLKTSKVEEVSAEEKSKPAAALPASPQKGHAVNLLDVPVPVARKLSAREQRDCEVIERLIKSYFLIVRKNIQDSVPKAVMHFLVNHVKDTLQSELVGQLYKSLLLDDLLTESEDMAQRRKEAADMLKALQRASQIIAEIRETHLW, encoded by the exons AGCAGTGGAAAGAGTTCTGTGTTGGAAAGTCTTGTGGGGAGGGATCTGCTCCCACGAGGTACTGGAGTTGTCACCCGGAGACCCCTTATTCTACAGCTGGTGCATGTTTCCCCAGAGGATGGTCGGAAAACAGCTGGAGATGAAAATG ACCCTGCTACGTGGAAAAATCCAAGACACCTTTCTAAAG agATAGATGCTGAAGAGTGGGGTAAATTTCTTCACACCAAAAATAAG atttacacagattttgatgaaattcgtcaggaaatagaaaatgaaacagagagGATTTCTGGAAATAATAAG GGGATCAGTCCTGAACCTATTCATCTAAAGATTTTTTCATCTAATGTTGTAAATCTGACCCTTGTGGATTTACCTGGAATGACAAAG GTGCCTGTTGGTGATCAGCCCAAGGACATTGAACTTCAAATAAGAGAGCTAATCCTTCAATTCATCAGCAATCCAAATTCAATTATTCTGGCAGTAACAGCTGCTAATACAGACATGGCCACTTCGGAAGCACTTAAAATTGCACGGGAGGTGGATCCAGATG GTCGAAGGACCCTTGCTGTTATCACAAAGCTGGATCTCATGGATGCTGGCACTGATGCTATGGATGTGCTCATGGGAAGAGTGATTCCAGTTAAACTTGGCATCATTGGAGTAGTGAACAG GAGTCAGTTGGATATTAACAATAAGAAGAGTGTAGCTGATTCCATTCGTGATGAGTATGGTTTTCTTCAAAAGAAGTATCCTTCCCTAGCCAATCGAAATGGAACCAAGTATCTTGCTAGAACACTGAACAG acTACTGATGCATCATATCAGGGATTGCTTGCCGGAACTGAAAACCAGAATCAATGTTTTAGCTGCTCAGTACCAGTCTCTATTAAACAGCTATGGGGAACCTGTTGAGGACAAAAGTGCCACTTTATTGCAGCTTATTACCAAATTTGCCACAGAATATTGTAACACTATTGAAGGAACAGCAAAATACATAGAGACTTCAGAGCT atgTGGTGGAGCCAGAATCTGTTACATTTTTCATGAGACCTTTGGAAGAACTTTAGAATCTGTTGACCCATTGGGTGGCCTTAACACAATTGATATCCTGACTGCCATTAGAAATGCTACT GGTCCCCGTCCTGCCTTGTTTGTTCCTGAAGTTTCATTTGAATTGCTGGTAAAAAGGCAAATCAAACGTTTAGAAGAACCCAGCTTGCGCTGTGTGGAACTGGTTCATGAAGAAATGCAGAGGATTATCCAGCATTGTAGTAATTACAGTACACAG gaatTGTTGAGGTTTCCTAAACTGCACGATGCCATAGTTGAAGTAGTAACCTGTCTTCTGCGTAGAAGACTTCCTGTCACAAATGAAATG GTTCATAATCTCGTGGCTATCGAGTTAGCTTATATCAATACCAAACACCCAGACTTCGCTGATGCCTGTGGTTTAATGAATAACAACATAGAG gaacaaagGCGTAACAGATTAGCCCGGGAACTGCCTTCTGCTGTGCCACGAGACAAG GCCACTGCAGGAGCTGGAGATACATCTCAGGAGCCTGGAACAGGCAACTGGAGAGGAATGCTGAAAACCTCAAAAGTGGAAGAGGTATCAGCAGAGGAAAAATCCaagccagctgcagccctgcctgctagTCCTCAAAAAGGGCATGCTGTAAACCTGTTAGATGTG cCTGTACCTGTTGCGCGCAAACTTTCTGCCCGTGAGCAACGAGATTGCGAAGTGATTGAACGACTTATTAAATCTTACTTCCTTATTGTCAGGAAGAACATTCAGGACAG TGTGCCAAAGGCAGTGATGCATTTTCTGGTGAACCACGTGAAAGACACTCTTCAGAGCGAGCTGGTGGGCCAGCTGTACAAATCCTTGTTGTTGGATGACCTTCTGACGGAATCCGAGGACATGGCACAGCGCAGAAAAGAGGCAGCTGACATGCTAAAG GCCCTGCAGCGAGCCAGTCAGATCATTGCAGAGATTCGTGAGACACATCTTTGGTGA